One window of Pseudomonas sp. ML2-2023-3 genomic DNA carries:
- a CDS encoding NADH:flavin oxidoreductase — protein sequence MNDYDQRILTQYDIGRLRLRNRLAVAPMTRVSATEAGLATAEMARYYERFAKGRFGLVITEGLYTDQKYAQGYPFQPGISDVEQAQAWRGVTDRVHARHGAIFAQLMHAGALNQGNRFKTATAAPSPVRPKGTQMKFYYGEGQYPLPQAMSDEDIADAIAGFAQAAVLATRAAGFDGVEIHGANGYLLDQFLTGYTNQRDDRWGGNVAGRIALTLEVIKAVRAAIGTLAPIGVRISQSKVNDYEHKWPEGEAAAEVIFGSLKDAGIDFIHVTEFEAWKPAFAEGNASLVELARRYAPQVTIIANGGLDVPQRAEQVLRDGADMIALGKAALANPDLPHRLATHTALDEFDPSILGPIANIKDSELTLA from the coding sequence ATGAATGACTACGATCAGCGGATTTTAACTCAGTATGATATTGGCCGCCTCAGATTGAGGAATCGCCTTGCCGTAGCACCCATGACCCGTGTCAGTGCTACCGAGGCGGGCCTGGCGACCGCTGAGATGGCGCGTTACTACGAGCGATTCGCAAAAGGCCGCTTTGGTCTGGTCATTACCGAAGGGCTGTACACCGATCAGAAGTATGCTCAGGGTTACCCCTTCCAACCGGGGATCAGCGATGTTGAACAGGCTCAGGCCTGGCGTGGTGTGACCGATCGTGTTCATGCCCGGCATGGCGCGATATTCGCACAACTCATGCACGCTGGAGCGCTGAATCAGGGCAACCGCTTTAAAACGGCCACCGCTGCACCCTCGCCCGTTCGACCGAAAGGAACGCAGATGAAGTTCTATTACGGTGAGGGACAGTATCCGCTACCCCAAGCGATGAGTGATGAGGATATCGCCGATGCCATCGCGGGATTCGCACAAGCGGCGGTGCTGGCAACCCGTGCCGCGGGCTTCGACGGTGTTGAAATCCATGGGGCGAACGGCTATCTACTGGATCAATTCCTGACCGGCTACACCAATCAGAGAGACGACCGCTGGGGCGGTAACGTCGCTGGCCGGATTGCTCTGACACTGGAAGTCATCAAGGCAGTCAGAGCGGCCATCGGCACGCTTGCCCCCATCGGGGTACGTATTTCACAGAGCAAAGTGAATGACTACGAACATAAATGGCCTGAAGGCGAAGCAGCCGCCGAGGTCATTTTTGGGTCGCTCAAGGACGCTGGCATAGACTTCATCCATGTGACGGAATTTGAGGCCTGGAAACCGGCGTTCGCAGAGGGAAATGCAAGCCTGGTTGAGTTGGCTCGCCGGTATGCGCCACAAGTGACGATCATCGCCAATGGTGGCCTGGATGTTCCGCAACGCGCCGAGCAGGTGTTACGAGACGGCGCCGATATGATCGCGCTGGGCAAGGCCGCCCTGGCCAACCCCGATCTTCCCCACCGCCTGGCAACCCATACTGCCCTGGACGAATTCGACCCCTCGATCCTTGGGCCGATTGCGAATATCAAGGACAGTGAATTGACGTTGGCGTGA
- a CDS encoding serine hydrolase domain-containing protein, whose translation MLSSLVSNGQQPASCRSELAVPWWSFTKTLLAATALSLVRDGRLGLDAPVRDQPFTLRQLLRHEAGLADYGELADYHAAVANDEAPWSVDEMMQRLEGARLRYSPGTGWRYSNVGYLLVGRLIEQVTDLSLEEAVARYALMPTGLSNVYFAKTRADLRDSCLGNQSNYDPGWVYHGLLIGPISQAALFLDRLLAGHLLPAGLLQEMQEAKTLGSPIPGRPWITPGYGLGLMLGPIEGGFTLCGHTGCGPGGVIAVYRICDGDASACCAVFDEGSSEGSVETLVVDKLLQALG comes from the coding sequence ATGCTGAGCTCACTCGTATCAAATGGTCAGCAACCTGCGTCCTGCCGATCAGAACTGGCGGTGCCGTGGTGGAGCTTTACCAAGACCCTCCTGGCCGCTACCGCTCTGTCTTTGGTGCGTGATGGACGGCTCGGACTGGACGCCCCGGTTCGTGATCAACCGTTCACATTACGCCAACTGCTTCGACATGAGGCAGGGCTCGCCGACTATGGTGAGCTTGCGGATTATCACGCCGCTGTCGCTAACGATGAGGCTCCATGGTCAGTAGACGAAATGATGCAGCGCCTTGAGGGTGCCCGGCTTCGATATAGCCCCGGAACCGGATGGCGTTACTCCAATGTGGGTTACCTGCTTGTAGGCAGACTTATTGAGCAGGTGACCGATCTGTCGCTTGAAGAGGCAGTGGCTCGATACGCACTGATGCCTACGGGGCTTTCCAATGTTTATTTCGCTAAAACGCGAGCAGATTTACGAGACTCCTGCCTTGGAAATCAATCAAATTACGACCCTGGCTGGGTCTATCACGGCTTGCTGATCGGCCCCATTTCGCAAGCAGCGCTATTCCTCGACCGACTTCTCGCGGGGCATCTCCTCCCTGCGGGCTTGCTCCAGGAAATGCAGGAAGCAAAAACTTTGGGCAGCCCGATTCCAGGACGCCCATGGATTACACCGGGGTATGGTCTGGGTTTGATGCTGGGTCCGATTGAAGGGGGCTTTACCCTCTGCGGACACACAGGTTGCGGGCCTGGTGGCGTCATTGCCGTTTACCGTATCTGCGACGGCGACGCATCGGCGTGTTGTGCTGTTTTTGACGAAGGTAGCAGTGAAGGATCCGTCGAAACCCTCGTTGTCGATAAGCTGTTACAGGCTTTGGGGTAG
- a CDS encoding phytanoyl-CoA dioxygenase family protein → MTLIHLPANCSIDEVVSCLDSDGYCIIDNAVSDDVVDAVNDQIQPYLDRTPEGENNALGKLTRRCGAVPGRSTASHAMVMHPIVLGATRKFLCRNSSNIQLNLTQVICIDPGQKAQFLHRDEGAWDWYDHFPVNFHIEVSTIWAMDDFTEENGATRVIPGSHKHSLLPLSFTQADSLAAEMKKGSVLIYTGKTIHGGGENKSKGSRRALNIDYCVGWVRQEENQYLSIPIEVAKTFPDELQRLIGYEMGAASMGYVREFEDPRVALYPEEPFDQKFFIELLEKSSRFSNIAKSVYNYVKK, encoded by the coding sequence ATGACTCTTATCCACCTCCCTGCAAACTGTTCCATTGACGAGGTTGTAAGCTGTTTAGATTCGGATGGGTATTGCATCATCGATAATGCCGTAAGCGATGATGTCGTAGATGCTGTTAATGATCAAATCCAGCCGTATTTAGACCGCACGCCAGAGGGGGAGAATAATGCTTTAGGCAAGCTCACGCGTCGCTGTGGTGCCGTTCCAGGAAGATCGACAGCATCTCACGCGATGGTCATGCACCCCATCGTACTCGGAGCAACTAGGAAGTTTTTGTGCAGAAACTCTTCCAACATCCAACTCAATCTTACACAGGTTATTTGCATAGATCCTGGACAGAAAGCGCAGTTTTTGCACCGAGATGAGGGCGCGTGGGACTGGTATGATCATTTCCCAGTGAATTTCCATATTGAAGTAAGTACAATTTGGGCAATGGACGATTTCACCGAAGAGAATGGCGCCACTCGGGTTATACCTGGTAGCCATAAGCATAGCTTGCTTCCACTTAGCTTTACACAAGCTGACTCGCTTGCTGCCGAGATGAAGAAAGGCTCTGTATTGATTTATACCGGCAAAACTATTCACGGGGGCGGAGAAAACAAATCCAAGGGAAGTCGCCGGGCGTTGAATATTGATTATTGCGTCGGCTGGGTTCGTCAAGAGGAGAACCAATACCTTTCAATTCCAATAGAGGTTGCTAAGACCTTTCCCGATGAGCTTCAGCGGTTAATTGGCTACGAAATGGGGGCTGCAAGTATGGGCTACGTCAGGGAGTTTGAAGATCCACGTGTGGCGCTTTATCCAGAAGAACCATTTGATCAGAAATTTTTTATTGAGCTTCTGGAGAAAAGCTCACGGTTTTCGAATATTGCGAAAAGCGTATATAATTACGTTAAAAAATAA
- a CDS encoding helix-turn-helix transcriptional regulator yields MQNVELGTRCRDFAQNTVSFLKNTSGCTAVVFTWYETHKTKPPHVQAGADERMITEYYDRYHNADPLRAELLIRSSSSFETLSDAKKAHDQYLLEEYQPFLHKYNIHEEMDLIFRAGGTVVASAALLQQENGRKLNSPYIRETCNYLQYTFSILPAVRLLNLNSDLELRYKLTPKERAVAELMLAGEPNKTIASQLDMELPTAKTHILHIFQKLQVTSRAKEGLK; encoded by the coding sequence ATGCAGAACGTAGAGCTAGGTACAAGGTGTCGTGATTTTGCTCAGAACACTGTCTCTTTCCTGAAAAACACGAGTGGTTGCACCGCCGTCGTCTTTACCTGGTATGAGACTCACAAAACCAAGCCCCCCCATGTACAAGCTGGTGCTGATGAACGCATGATCACCGAGTATTATGATCGCTATCACAACGCAGATCCTTTACGTGCTGAATTATTAATTCGGAGCTCCAGCAGTTTTGAAACTCTTTCCGATGCCAAAAAGGCCCACGACCAATATCTTCTTGAAGAATATCAACCATTTCTTCATAAATATAATATCCATGAGGAAATGGATTTGATTTTTCGGGCCGGTGGAACCGTTGTTGCTTCCGCCGCATTACTTCAACAAGAAAATGGGCGAAAATTGAACTCCCCCTACATCAGAGAGACTTGCAATTATCTACAGTATACATTTTCCATTCTGCCAGCAGTTCGCCTCTTAAACTTAAATAGTGATCTGGAGTTACGATACAAGCTCACACCTAAAGAGAGAGCGGTAGCAGAGTTGATGCTTGCGGGCGAGCCGAATAAAACTATAGCTTCCCAGCTTGACATGGAGTTGCCGACGGCAAAGACACATATACTGCATATATTCCAAAAACTTCAAGTTACAAGTAGAGCTAAGGAAGGTCTGAAGTAG
- a CDS encoding IS5 family transposase has translation MKQMSFADAEYAGKRKQTRRERFLIEMDQVVPWKGLIALIEPHYPKGDGGRPAYPLMAMLRVHLMQNWFGYSDPAMEEALYETTILRQFSGLHLDRIPDETTILNFRRLLEKHELAGGILQVINGYLGDRGLMLRQGTVVDATIIHAPSSTKNKDGKRDPEMHQTKKGNQYFFGMKAHIGVDAESGLVHSLVGTAANVADVTQVDQLLHGEESYVSGDAGYTGVDKRPEHQNRKMIWSIAARPSSYKKHGKQSLIGSLRRKIEYAKAQVRAKVEHPFRVIKRQFGYTKVRFRGLMKNTAQQATLFALSNLWMMRKRLLAAGEVRL, from the coding sequence ATGAAACAGATGTCCTTCGCCGATGCCGAGTACGCCGGCAAACGTAAGCAGACCCGCCGCGAGCGTTTCCTGATCGAGATGGATCAGGTCGTGCCCTGGAAGGGTTTGATTGCCTTGATCGAGCCGCATTATCCGAAGGGCGACGGTGGTCGTCCGGCGTATCCGTTGATGGCCATGCTGCGGGTTCATCTGATGCAGAACTGGTTCGGCTACAGCGATCCGGCGATGGAAGAAGCACTTTACGAGACGACGATTTTGCGCCAGTTTTCGGGGCTGCATCTGGATCGGATTCCTGACGAAACCACGATCCTTAACTTCCGACGTCTGTTGGAAAAACATGAGCTGGCCGGCGGGATTTTGCAGGTCATCAACGGCTATCTGGGCGACCGTGGTTTGATGCTGCGCCAAGGTACGGTGGTCGATGCGACGATCATTCATGCGCCAAGTTCGACCAAGAACAAGGACGGTAAGCGCGATCCCGAAATGCACCAGACGAAGAAAGGAAATCAGTATTTCTTCGGGATGAAAGCGCATATCGGCGTTGATGCCGAATCCGGCTTAGTGCATAGCCTGGTGGGCACGGCGGCCAATGTGGCGGACGTGACGCAGGTCGATCAGTTGCTGCATGGCGAGGAGTCTTACGTGTCTGGCGATGCCGGTTACACCGGCGTGGACAAGCGTCCTGAGCATCAGAATCGCAAGATGATCTGGTCGATTGCGGCGCGGCCCAGCAGCTACAAAAAGCACGGAAAACAGAGTTTGATCGGTAGTCTGCGGCGCAAGATCGAATACGCCAAGGCCCAAGTACGCGCCAAGGTTGAACATCCGTTTCGGGTCATCAAGCGTCAGTTTGGCTATACGAAAGTGCGCTTTCGCGGCCTGATGAAAAACACCGCGCAACAGGCCACGCTATTTGCCCTGTCGAACCTGTGGATGATGCGAAAACGGCTGCTGGCTGCGGGAGAGGTGCGCCTGTAA
- a CDS encoding IS110 family transposase: MNTVTLLGIDIGKNTFHLHGQDARGNQLLRKKLNRSQLLPYLTQLPTCKIAMESCGGSQWLARQIESLGHRVQLIAAQHVKAYVTGNKNDFIDAEAICEAASRPRTHSVPVKTLEQQILSTEHKLRKSWVDNRTGIINQVHGFLLEFGIIFPVGYAALEQVPALMENHELPIRLRNAVERMLLDIQRLTRDIKTIDVEIKQQLSEDAAGMRLLSIPGIGPLTASALLADVGDASTYKSSRDFAASLGLVPRQYSTGGKTSLLGISKRGDKYLRSLLVQGAHALMIRIDKRNDALGAWVRKLLARKPPNKVACALANKMARIVWAVLARGGSYNVEQTA; encoded by the coding sequence ATGAATACCGTGACGCTTCTGGGTATTGATATCGGCAAGAATACCTTCCACTTGCATGGCCAGGACGCCAGAGGAAACCAGCTCTTGCGCAAGAAGCTCAATCGTAGCCAATTGCTGCCGTATCTGACGCAGTTGCCAACCTGCAAAATTGCCATGGAGTCCTGCGGCGGCTCGCAGTGGCTGGCTAGGCAGATCGAAAGCTTAGGCCATCGAGTGCAATTAATCGCGGCGCAGCATGTAAAGGCCTACGTCACCGGCAACAAGAATGACTTTATCGATGCAGAGGCCATCTGCGAAGCAGCGTCGCGACCCAGAACCCACTCGGTTCCGGTAAAGACCCTTGAACAGCAGATCCTGTCGACCGAGCACAAGCTGCGCAAGTCTTGGGTGGATAATCGCACGGGAATCATCAACCAGGTGCACGGCTTTCTGTTGGAGTTCGGCATCATTTTCCCCGTTGGATATGCGGCTCTGGAGCAGGTACCGGCGTTAATGGAAAACCACGAACTGCCGATTCGACTGCGCAATGCGGTTGAGCGAATGCTGCTCGATATTCAACGCCTGACTCGAGATATCAAAACCATCGATGTCGAGATCAAACAGCAACTGTCCGAGGACGCAGCCGGCATGCGCTTGTTGAGCATCCCCGGCATCGGCCCTCTCACCGCTAGCGCGCTGCTGGCCGATGTCGGCGACGCTTCGACTTACAAAAGCTCGCGCGACTTTGCCGCCTCACTCGGGTTGGTGCCTCGACAGTATTCAACCGGTGGCAAGACGAGCTTGCTCGGCATCAGCAAACGCGGCGACAAGTATCTGCGCAGCCTACTGGTGCAAGGCGCTCACGCACTGATGATCCGAATCGACAAGCGAAACGATGCGCTCGGAGCCTGGGTAAGAAAGCTTTTGGCTCGCAAGCCGCCGAACAAGGTCGCCTGTGCGCTAGCCAACAAAATGGCAAGAATCGTCTGGGCTGTGTTAGCCCGAGGCGGTAGCTACAACGTGGAACAAACGGCTTGA
- a CDS encoding IS3 family transposase (programmed frameshift) has translation MSNPRYPEEFKIQAVNQVTEKKLPVADVAARLGVSTHSLYAWIKRYSKPQAKRQQDDDQHAELRRLRAELKRVTEERDNLKKGRRVLCQGVRLKYAFIKQRAGDYSIRRLCLTLKVHPSGYYAWLSEPQSARAKDDQRLLGLIKHSWLESGGVYGYRKIHDDLREVGEACGRHRVARLMRLEGLRSQTGYRRRPGKYGGKPAVASPNLLKRQFDVVEPNKIWVTDITYIRTYEGWLYLAVVLDLFSRQVIGWSMKAQMTSDLAIDALLMAVWRRKPKQEVMVHSDQGSQYSSSDWRSFLKANNLVASMSRRGNCHDNAVAESFFQLLKRERIKRKIYTTREDARSDVFDYIEMFYNAKRRHGFNNQLSPVEFEKRYAMSLQGV, from the exons ATGAGCAACCCACGTTATCCCGAAGAATTCAAAATCCAAGCGGTCAATCAAGTGACCGAAAAGAAGCTGCCTGTCGCTGATGTGGCGGCGCGTCTTGGCGTGTCGACGCATAGCCTCTATGCCTGGATAAAGCGCTACAGCAAACCTCAGGCAAAACGGCAGCAAGACGACGATCAGCACGCTGAACTGCGTCGTCTGCGAGCGGAACTCAAGCGGGTCACTGAAGAGCGAGACA ATCTTAAAAAAGGCCGCCGCGTACTTTGCCAAGGAGTGCGGCTGAAGTACGCCTTTATCAAGCAGCGCGCGGGCGACTATTCCATTCGACGGCTTTGCCTGACGCTGAAAGTCCATCCCAGTGGTTATTACGCTTGGTTGTCTGAGCCGCAATCTGCACGCGCTAAAGACGACCAGCGATTGCTGGGTTTGATCAAGCACTCGTGGCTGGAGAGCGGCGGAGTTTATGGCTATCGCAAAATCCATGACGACCTGCGCGAGGTCGGTGAAGCTTGTGGTCGGCATCGTGTGGCGAGGCTGATGCGTCTTGAAGGTCTGCGCTCTCAGACAGGGTATCGACGCCGTCCTGGCAAATACGGCGGTAAGCCAGCGGTCGCCTCACCCAATTTACTGAAGCGCCAGTTCGATGTCGTAGAACCTAACAAAATTTGGGTCACCGACATCACCTACATTCGTACGTATGAAGGTTGGTTGTATTTGGCGGTGGTGCTGGATCTGTTTTCTCGTCAGGTCATTGGCTGGTCAATGAAGGCGCAGATGACCAGTGATTTGGCCATTGATGCGTTATTGATGGCGGTTTGGAGGCGAAAACCGAAACAAGAGGTGATGGTTCATTCCGACCAGGGCAGCCAGTACAGCAGCTCCGATTGGCGCAGTTTTTTGAAGGCAAACAATTTGGTTGCCAGCATGAGCCGCCGAGGCAATTGTCATGACAACGCCGTGGCCGAGAGCTTTTTCCAGCTTCTGAAACGGGAACGGATCAAGCGAAAAATCTACACCACGCGGGAAGATGCTCGCAGTGATGTGTTTGATTACATCGAAATGTTCTACAACGCAAAACGCCGCCATGGTTTCAACAATCAGCTGTCACCGGTAGAGTTTGAAAAACGTTACGCAATGAGCTTGCAAGGTGTCTAG
- a CDS encoding alpha/beta fold hydrolase: protein MHKVIWTKRNRGWLISVVCLILAIAFVVLSRLDTYGLDRRVSEPFRFEANGLLLAGTLWLPDQTATAAVVLVHGDGPQDRTSQQGYDPLINALLDAGIAVVSWDKPGIGDSQGNWLNQSMADRSVNVRSAISTLRNKLQGIPVGALGFSQAGWVLPRLTTNSADFLVLVGGAVSWQRQGDYYTRTRLQRSGMPEPDIERVMAEMAADDERLFASSQVPPVALPGGMSPERWAFVRRSLHEDATHDLKELEIPVLALWGADDLNVNPEVNADIYRKTVGGNHPANRIEVIPDASHGLLRAVPYNTQLTSEWPWLTTLRFLMEGRHAYAPGALETITEWVHARAGVTEAR, encoded by the coding sequence ATGCATAAAGTAATCTGGACGAAGCGTAATCGCGGATGGTTGATTTCCGTCGTTTGCCTCATCCTGGCAATCGCTTTTGTAGTTCTCTCGCGTCTTGACACTTATGGGCTGGATCGCAGAGTAAGTGAGCCTTTTAGATTCGAAGCCAATGGACTGCTCCTGGCGGGAACGCTCTGGCTTCCTGACCAAACTGCAACTGCGGCAGTCGTTCTGGTTCACGGGGATGGCCCGCAAGATCGCACATCGCAGCAGGGTTACGATCCACTCATCAACGCTCTTCTTGATGCAGGCATTGCGGTTGTATCGTGGGATAAACCGGGCATTGGGGATTCGCAGGGGAACTGGCTCAATCAGTCGATGGCTGACCGCTCTGTTAACGTGCGCAGCGCGATTTCTACCCTGCGCAACAAGTTACAAGGGATCCCTGTTGGTGCTCTTGGGTTTTCGCAAGCCGGTTGGGTACTACCCCGCCTTACGACGAATAGTGCGGACTTTCTTGTACTGGTTGGAGGCGCCGTATCCTGGCAACGGCAAGGAGACTATTACACCAGGACGCGGTTGCAGCGCTCAGGGATGCCTGAGCCTGACATTGAACGAGTGATGGCGGAGATGGCCGCAGATGACGAACGTTTGTTTGCCTCTTCACAAGTGCCGCCAGTAGCCCTTCCGGGCGGTATGAGCCCGGAGCGGTGGGCTTTTGTGCGCCGAAGTCTTCATGAAGATGCAACCCATGATTTGAAAGAACTCGAGATTCCAGTGCTTGCGTTGTGGGGGGCGGACGATCTGAATGTAAATCCTGAAGTCAATGCAGATATTTACCGAAAGACTGTAGGGGGCAACCATCCCGCAAACCGGATTGAAGTCATACCGGATGCAAGTCATGGACTCCTGAGGGCGGTTCCCTACAACACGCAACTAACCAGCGAATGGCCCTGGCTAACCACGCTGAGATTCCTGATGGAAGGCCGTCATGCCTACGCCCCTGGTGCCCTTGAAACGATAACCGAGTGGGTTCATGCAAGAGCGGGCGTAACTGAGGCACGCTAA
- a CDS encoding SDR family oxidoreductase — protein MSVECFVTGGTGFIGQHLVAYLSAKGHTIRVLMRRPERLVELREKIDKLGGCATRVFAVAGDLERDELGLSLADREVLRHASVVFHLGAHFAWGLSVEQSRAVNVEGAKRVALLAAEQKSRLVMIGGYMLKNHEHLQRIGIDPRYPERTNWPAVYLHVGGYEASKLEAHFATLEIMSALGGEITVVHPSTVCGHSRTGHIVDGQPLVELIRNLVQGKLTAVPGTAKHWLPLVTVDYLVELVAVCAFDPAMVGQELLALDDQTPNLRELLAQLAQPLGIKSPKHHISLRLLKLLLRIPPVARMLNTKPEALDFIQTTRFDTAAVEQFANRYGIAKPDIRQSLQHTATFVNSYCIAKG, from the coding sequence ATGAGCGTGGAGTGCTTTGTCACGGGGGGTACCGGTTTCATCGGTCAACATTTAGTGGCGTACCTGAGTGCAAAAGGTCACACCATTAGGGTGTTGATGCGCCGCCCGGAGCGACTAGTTGAACTGCGGGAGAAAATCGACAAATTGGGCGGGTGTGCGACCCGGGTATTTGCCGTAGCTGGCGATCTGGAACGGGACGAACTAGGGCTGAGCCTTGCTGATCGAGAAGTGCTAAGGCACGCCAGCGTCGTATTCCACCTGGGCGCACACTTCGCTTGGGGGCTTTCAGTCGAGCAATCTCGTGCGGTGAACGTAGAAGGGGCAAAGCGCGTTGCGCTGCTGGCGGCTGAGCAAAAGAGCCGGTTAGTGATGATCGGCGGCTACATGCTGAAAAACCATGAACATCTGCAACGAATCGGAATTGATCCTCGTTATCCGGAGCGGACGAATTGGCCTGCCGTCTACCTGCATGTCGGTGGTTACGAGGCGAGCAAGCTGGAAGCGCATTTTGCGACCTTGGAAATCATGTCCGCCCTGGGTGGGGAGATTACCGTTGTCCACCCCTCGACGGTCTGTGGGCACAGCCGCACGGGGCATATCGTTGACGGTCAGCCGCTAGTGGAGCTGATACGCAACCTTGTGCAGGGAAAGCTGACTGCAGTGCCTGGTACGGCCAAGCATTGGCTGCCACTGGTCACCGTGGATTACCTGGTTGAACTGGTGGCGGTTTGTGCTTTTGATCCTGCCATGGTTGGTCAGGAACTACTGGCGCTTGATGACCAAACGCCCAATTTGCGAGAACTCTTGGCACAGTTGGCACAGCCTTTGGGCATAAAGTCTCCCAAACATCATATTTCACTCCGATTGCTGAAGTTACTACTGAGAATTCCTCCCGTCGCGCGGATGTTGAATACAAAGCCCGAAGCCTTGGATTTCATTCAGACCACTCGTTTTGATACGGCGGCGGTCGAGCAATTTGCCAACAGGTATGGAATAGCCAAGCCAGATATACGTCAGTCTTTGCAGCACACTGCAACGTTCGTCAACTCATATTGCATAGCCAAGGGCTAA
- a CDS encoding MerR family transcriptional regulator: MKIGELEARSGASRHTLRYYEQIGLISPQRRTNNYRDYTAQTLQDLDFIKRAQSMGFSLGEIGEILDAQRNKLIDCADGAKLIEKKMAEVKQKIANLQSIYRYLDEERANLEASAAKQLELQQLNNSSN, translated from the coding sequence ATGAAAATCGGCGAACTCGAGGCCCGCAGCGGTGCCAGCCGCCATACGCTACGTTACTACGAGCAAATCGGCCTGATCTCACCGCAGCGGCGAACTAACAACTATCGCGATTACACAGCGCAAACTCTGCAGGATCTGGACTTTATCAAGCGCGCGCAAAGCATGGGGTTTTCCTTGGGGGAAATAGGCGAGATTCTGGATGCGCAGCGGAATAAGCTGATCGATTGTGCTGACGGGGCCAAGCTAATTGAAAAAAAGATGGCAGAAGTCAAACAGAAAATCGCCAACCTTCAAAGTATTTATCGGTACCTGGATGAAGAGCGTGCAAACCTCGAAGCCAGTGCTGCCAAACAACTTGAGCTTCAGCAGTTGAACAACTCTTCCAACTGA
- a CDS encoding IS3 family transposase (programmed frameshift), whose protein sequence is MTKQRRTFSAEFKREAADLVLKQNYSFIEASRSLSVGESALRRWVDQLQQERTGVTPQSKALTPEQQKIQELEARIARLEREKSIFKKGYRALDVGRSRAYALINQLSVHEPVDCLCEAFEVARSGYYAHRLRRRTPDVERLRLRSRVSELFTQGRSAPGSRSITLMMQEEGEQIGRFKVRRLMRELELVSKQPGSHAYKKATVERPDIPNILNREFDVEAPNQVWCGDITYIWAQGKWHYLAVVMDLYARRVVGWALSEKPDADLVIKALDVAYEQRGKPQGLLFHSDQGSQYGSRNFRQRLWRYRMRQSMSRRGNCWDNAPMERVFRSLKTEWIPTTGYMTGHQAQRDISQYLMHHYNWIRPHQFNDGLAPAKTEEKLKTVSGMS, encoded by the exons ATGACCAAACAACGCCGTACCTTTTCCGCTGAATTCAAACGCGAGGCTGCCGACCTCGTGCTCAAGCAAAACTACAGCTTCATCGAAGCCAGTCGTTCACTGAGTGTTGGTGAGTCGGCGCTGCGCCGCTGGGTCGACCAGCTTCAGCAAGAGCGCACCGGCGTCACGCCCCAGAGCAAGGCCCTGACACCAGAGCAGCAAAAAATCCAGGAGTTGGAAGCTCGGATTGCTCGCCTCGAGCGCGAGAAATCAATAT TTAAAAAAGGCTACCGCGCTCTTGATGTCGGAAGATCTCGAGCGTACGCGCTGATCAATCAGCTAAGCGTCCATGAGCCTGTTGACTGCTTGTGCGAGGCGTTTGAGGTCGCTCGTTCGGGGTACTACGCGCATCGTCTAAGGCGGCGAACACCAGATGTTGAGCGGCTCAGGCTGCGTAGCCGAGTGAGCGAGTTGTTCACCCAGGGCCGAAGTGCTCCCGGCAGTCGAAGCATCACGTTGATGATGCAAGAAGAAGGTGAGCAAATTGGACGGTTTAAGGTACGCAGGCTGATGCGTGAGCTGGAGTTGGTCAGCAAGCAGCCAGGATCACACGCCTATAAAAAGGCGACAGTCGAGCGGCCGGATATCCCAAATATATTGAACCGAGAATTTGATGTCGAAGCGCCCAACCAGGTCTGGTGCGGCGACATCACCTACATCTGGGCACAGGGGAAATGGCACTACCTTGCGGTTGTCATGGATCTTTACGCTCGCCGAGTGGTGGGCTGGGCGTTATCAGAAAAGCCGGATGCAGACTTGGTGATCAAGGCGTTGGATGTGGCTTACGAGCAGCGTGGCAAGCCGCAAGGCCTGCTATTTCACTCAGACCAGGGATCCCAATATGGCAGCCGCAACTTTCGCCAGCGGCTGTGGCGTTATCGCATGCGTCAGAGTATGAGCCGCCGAGGAAACTGCTGGGATAATGCGCCGATGGAGCGGGTTTTTCGCAGCTTGAAAACAGAGTGGATACCAACCACTGGCTACATGACCGGCCACCAGGCTCAGAGAGATATTAGCCAGTACCTGATGCATCACTACAACTGGATCCGACCTCATCAATTTAACGATGGATTGGCCCCAGCGAAAACGGAAGAAAAACTCAAAACCGTGTCCGGGATGAGTTGA